One genomic window of Candidatus Eisenbacteria bacterium includes the following:
- a CDS encoding c-type cytochrome, with product MKRIVVVLAAALLVAAWGVASAEDAAPAKEAPGKALYLKYSCNSCHTMAAQKIEKKAAASEGEAKEAAATKEAGEETSSTKKKAPDLSAVGTVHKADFIVKYMQKLEAIKEKKHMKKFKGTDEELTQLAAWLVEQKDVEAAKKANEGASKEAASTEAAKEAPAETK from the coding sequence ATGAAACGGATCGTCGTGGTTCTGGCGGCTGCACTGCTCGTGGCGGCCTGGGGAGTGGCTTCGGCCGAGGATGCCGCGCCGGCCAAGGAAGCTCCGGGTAAGGCGCTCTATCTGAAGTACAGCTGCAACTCCTGCCACACGATGGCGGCGCAGAAGATCGAGAAGAAGGCCGCGGCTTCGGAAGGTGAGGCGAAGGAAGCCGCCGCCACGAAGGAGGCCGGCGAGGAGACGTCGTCCACCAAGAAGAAGGCGCCCGATCTTTCGGCCGTCGGGACGGTGCACAAGGCCGACTTCATCGTGAAGTACATGCAGAAGCTCGAAGCGATCAAGGAAAAGAAGCACATGAAGAAGTTCAAGGGCACCGACGAGGAGCTGACGCAGCTCGCGGCCTGGCTCGTCGAGCAGAAGGACGTGGAAGCCGCGAAGAAGGCGAATGAGGGAGCCTCGAAGGAAGCCGCTTCGACGGAAGCCGCCAAGGAGGCTCCGGCCGAGACGAAGTAG